One window of the Endomicrobium proavitum genome contains the following:
- the prfA gene encoding peptide chain release factor 1: MFLEKLKSLNEQFKEVEAKLGDSSVVTKQDEYRELTKQHSYLLPLSEKYIQYSKLLTEIKDAEELKKSDDAEIKEMASAEYDDLVKKKDLIESEIKVLLIPPDPHENKNIILEIRAGTGGDEAALFVGDLYRMYTRFAERNGWKHEVIDSNPTGLGGYKEVVFEVNGDRVWRYYKFERGAHRVQRVPETEASGRVHTSAVTVAVLPEAQEVDLEIKMDELRIDTYRASGAGGQHVNKTDSAIRITHLPTGLVVACQDERSQIKNRAKAFKVLRAKLYEQKVLEHEKMLSDERKAQVGTGDRSEKIRTYNFPQNRITDHRIGYSVYNISEVMDGDLAELVNKLIEADTQAKLKADKV, from the coding sequence ATGTTTTTAGAAAAATTAAAATCATTAAACGAACAGTTTAAAGAAGTTGAAGCTAAACTTGGCGATTCGTCCGTAGTTACAAAACAAGACGAATACCGCGAGCTTACAAAACAGCATTCTTATCTTCTTCCTTTGTCGGAAAAATATATTCAGTATTCCAAACTTCTAACCGAAATAAAAGACGCCGAAGAGTTAAAAAAATCCGATGATGCCGAAATAAAAGAGATGGCGTCGGCGGAGTATGACGATTTGGTAAAGAAAAAAGATTTAATAGAATCCGAAATTAAAGTTTTGCTTATACCGCCTGACCCTCACGAAAATAAAAATATTATTCTTGAAATTCGCGCAGGTACCGGCGGGGATGAAGCCGCTCTTTTTGTGGGCGATTTGTACAGAATGTACACAAGGTTTGCCGAAAGAAACGGCTGGAAGCATGAAGTTATAGATTCAAACCCTACGGGGCTTGGCGGATATAAAGAAGTTGTTTTTGAAGTTAACGGCGACAGAGTTTGGCGCTATTATAAATTTGAAAGAGGCGCGCACAGAGTTCAGCGCGTTCCGGAAACAGAAGCTTCCGGCAGAGTTCATACGTCTGCCGTTACCGTTGCAGTGCTTCCCGAAGCGCAAGAGGTGGATCTTGAAATAAAAATGGACGAGCTGCGCATTGATACTTACAGAGCTTCGGGCGCGGGCGGTCAGCACGTAAATAAAACGGATTCCGCAATCCGCATAACGCATTTGCCTACAGGGCTTGTTGTTGCCTGTCAAGACGAGAGAAGCCAAATAAAAAACAGAGCCAAAGCTTTTAAAGTTTTAAGAGCAAAACTTTACGAACAAAAAGTTCTTGAGCACGAAAAAATGCTTTCCGACGAAAGAAAAGCGCAGGTAGGCACCGGCGACAGATCCGAAAAAATAAGAACTTATAACTTTCCTCAAAACAGAATAACAGACCACAGAATAGGCTACAGCGTCTATAACATCAGCGAAGTTATGGACGGCGATTTAGCGGAACTTGTAAACAAACTTATAGAGGCTGATACGCAAGCAAAGTTAAAAGCGGATAAAGTTTAG
- the prmC gene encoding peptide chain release factor N(5)-glutamine methyltransferase: MQLKTTNIFSLLQSAQKFLESFNLAQAKSDAEVLLSAVLKVKRSKLPLIRNNNLSETEISLYEEYILRRSKREPAAYITGFCGFMQYEFKVNKNVLIPRAETELLVEEVLKIDGKKIVLDLCAGSGCIAVSLAKSGKFEKITAADISKNALEIAKENAIYNRAPNTEFILSDMFESLKDKKFDIIVSNPPYVSETEYKTLEPELKYEPKTALTADEDGLFFYKKIAAESAKYLNGGGLIFLELNANKAGEIKNIFQNKGFKNIEILKDYSNLSRILKAGI, translated from the coding sequence ATGCAGTTAAAAACTACAAATATCTTTTCTCTTCTTCAAAGCGCTCAAAAGTTTTTAGAATCTTTTAATTTAGCGCAAGCAAAATCCGACGCTGAAGTTCTTTTAAGCGCGGTATTAAAAGTTAAAAGATCAAAACTTCCTCTCATAAGAAATAATAACCTTTCCGAAACTGAAATCTCGCTTTATGAAGAATATATTTTAAGACGTTCAAAAAGAGAACCCGCGGCTTACATTACGGGTTTTTGCGGTTTTATGCAGTATGAGTTTAAAGTAAATAAAAACGTTTTAATTCCCCGTGCCGAAACCGAACTTTTGGTTGAAGAGGTTTTAAAAATAGACGGCAAAAAAATAGTTTTGGATTTATGCGCCGGTTCGGGCTGCATAGCGGTAAGTTTGGCAAAATCCGGAAAATTTGAAAAAATTACGGCGGCAGACATCAGCAAAAATGCTTTGGAAATTGCCAAAGAAAACGCAATTTATAACCGCGCGCCGAACACGGAATTTATTTTAAGCGATATGTTTGAAAGTTTGAAAGACAAGAAATTTGATATAATTGTTTCCAATCCTCCATATGTGTCGGAAACAGAGTATAAAACTTTAGAGCCGGAATTAAAATACGAACCGAAAACAGCTTTAACGGCAGACGAAGACGGATTGTTTTTTTACAAAAAAATTGCAGCCGAATCCGCCAAATATTTAAACGGCGGCGGATTAATATTTCTTGAATTAAACGCCAATAAAGCCGGAGAAATAAAAAATATATTTCAAAACAAAGGTTTTAAAAATATAGAAATTCTTAAAGATTACTCAAATCTTTCAAGAATACTTAAAGCGGGAATTTAA